DNA from Longimicrobium sp.:
ACGCGCACCTCGCGGCGGACGCCGGTGGCGCCGGACGCATCGGCGAGCTGGATGGAGAGCGGCTCCGGGCGCGCGGACGACAGCCAGTCGGCGAGCGAGCGCCAGAACTCGCGGTGCTCGGCCACGCGCCCGGCCTCCATCCGCCACCGCCACGTCTCGGTGATGGCCAGCGCGGCGGCGCGGCCGCGGCCCAGCGGGCGCAGCGCCAGCAGCCCGCCCGCGGGCGACGATGCGCCCGCGACGGAGCCCGCGAACGCCGCCTCGAACGGCTGCGCGGCCGCGGCGACGCGGTCCGCCGGGAGCGGCGCCAGCTCGGGCGGGAGCGCCCACCGGATCGCGGAGCCGTCCACCGGCGAGGCGCGCGAACCTGCACGCACGAGGCCGAAACCGGGCGCTCCCGAGCGGTCGCCGGCGAGCAGGACGCCGCCACCGCGCGCCGCCCACTCCGCCAGCGCGGCCGCCTCGGCGGCGTCGAGCGGCGCGCCGTCGAGCACGATCACCGCGTCGGCGGCGGCGAGGCGCGCGGGGGTGAGGGCGGAGCCGGCGCCCTCCGTCACCGCCAGGCCACGGCCGAGCGGCAGGCCCTGCTCCACGCGCGCGCCGCTCTCCTCCAGCGCGCGGGTGACGAACTTCGCCTCCCAGTCGGGGAATCCGGCGCGCAGCAGCACGCGCGGCGGCCCCGCCGAATCTACCATCGCCGCGGCGCCCGCCACCGCCGAGTCGCCGCGCGGCCAGACGGCGCGCACCCGCCACTCGCGCCAGCCGGCGAGCGCCGGACGCACGCGGAACGCGCCCGATGCCTCGCCCCGCGCGTCCGCCTTCACCGGCAGGCTGTCCACCACGCCGCCCGCCTCGGCGAGATAGACGCGCGCGCTGTCGCCGGGCGCGCCGTGCAGCCGGAACGACACGGCGGCGGCGCGGCCGGAAAGCGGGCGCGCCGTCGCGGATGCGTCCACCAGCCGCGCGGTGGCCGGAAGCACGCCGAAGAGCGGCGCGCGCCCGGCCGCCGCGGCCAGCGTCTCCAGCTCGTTTGGCGACGGCGGTGTGGCGGATTCGTAGATCGTCGCCGCGGGCGGGAGGCCGCCGAGGAGGGCGCCGGCCTTCGCGAGATCGGACGCCGTGCGGAGGCGGACGACGCGCCCCGCGACGCTCGCCGGGCGCCAGAGCGACGGCAGCGCCAGCGCGAGCACCAGCAGCGCCAGGACGCAGGCGCGGAGGACGAGCGGGAGGCGCGTCATGCCGGCGGGCGCGCCAAACGGGAATGGGTCGGGATGGCCCGCGGGGAAAGGCGAATGAATTCGCGGCAACAACGGCCCGAAGTCCGCCTTCGCGGACTCCCGCCCAAACCTGGTGGCGCTCCGTCAGAGGTTTTCGCCACCGCAGACAGCCCGTCAGGGGACGGCCTCCTGCTGTCCCCTGTCCCCTGTGTCCTGTCCCCTGTCCCCACTCTCATCGCGTCAGCGCGTACACGACGATGTTCACGGCGAAGCGCGTGTTGTCGAGCGACAGGAAGCGCTTGTTGCGGTAGTGGTAGCCCCATTCGGAGCTGTAGTCCTTGTTGCTGTAGAGCACGCCCAGCCGCCCGTTCACCTCCACCCTCAGCAGGTGCTCGTGCACCATGTTGTCGCCCCAGCCGTTCAGCTCGTGGCTCGTGGCGGGCGGCCCGTCGGCGAAGGTGAAGAAGGCGCGGTACAGCTCGTGGCCGTTGGGGAGCTCGCGCAGCGCGTTCGCGCCGAAGATGCGGCGCAGCTCCGCCGTGGCCGTCCTGTGGAAGGCCCCGTCCACGTCGTGGTTGTGGTCGTCGATGAAGACGAAGCCGCCGCGCTGCACGTACGCCCGCAGGTTGGCGCTCTCCTGCTGGCTGAAACGGACCGGAAGGTGGCCGGTCAGGTAGACGAACGGAAAGCGGAAGAGCTCGGGGCTGGCCAGGTCCACCACCGCGCCCTGCGGCGCCACCGGGATGGCCGTGTACTGCGCGACGGCGTGGATGACGTTGGTGGGCACCAGCGGCGCCGCGTCCCAGTCCCCCGAGTCGTAGCGCGCGGTGGCGAACACGAACGGCGCCGGCCGCGCCGGCGCCGCCGCGGAGACGGCCAGCGCCAGTGCGGCGGCGGCGCAAAAGAACCGCCTCACGGCGCCCTCCCCAGGCGGCGGAAGTAGTCGGCCGCTGCCGGGTCGGCGGTGGACGGAAGGGCGCGGGCGCGCGTCGCCGCGCCGGGGGCGATGCGGGCGCGGGCGCGCAGGAGGAGGGCGCGAGCCTGGGCGGTGCGCCCCGACTGCGCCTCGCCCGCGGCGCGCGAAAGGAGCGCCGCCGCCTGCGGGTCCGCGCCGGGGCCGGCCAGCGCGCGGGCGGCGAGCCCGGAGAGCCGCATCGACAGCGCGCGGGGGGACGTTCCCGCGGCGGCCCCTGCGACGCGGTCCATCTCCGCCAGCAGCGCGTCCGCGTTGGGAAGCGGGGCGCCGGCGGCGCGGGCGGATGGCGCGGCATCGTCCAGCTTCCCCTGTCCGCGCGCCGAGTCGACGTCGACCGGATCGGCGCGCACGTTGCCGCTGGGGAAGATGCGCTCGGCCTTGCGCAGCTGGTCGATGACGCGCAGCGCCTCGCGCTCGTGCGGGAGCGCGGCGTCGGGCGAGCCCTGGTTCAGCTCGCGCTCGGCCGCCCACATGATGTTGTACAGGCTCAGCAGCGTGCGGTTGACGTCCAGGATGGGGTCGGCGTCGTGCTTGTGCGACACCTCGTCGATCGTCCCCTGCCCCGTGGCCGCGGACGCGGCGGCCAGCACCTGGTCGGAGAACGACTCGCCGTTCGCGCCCTGGCCGGTTGGGGGCGCCGCCGCCGGCTGGTCGGCGTCGTGGTGGCCGGCGCCGCCCTCCTCGGTGAAGCCGCGCTCCACGCCCAGGTCCTGCAGCGCGCTGGTCTGCCGGGTGAAGATCTGCTCGCCCACGCGCTCGCGCAGCCGCTCCTGGTCCGACGCGATCTCGGCCGCCTTCGCGCGGTACTCGGGCTCGGGGATGCGGCCGTGCTGCGCGCGCAGACGCTCGGTGCGGATGAGCAGCATGCGCTGCGAAAGGAGCGGGTCCTTCGGCATCTCCAGCGGAAAGCCCACGTCGGTGTTCACGCGGTCCATCTCCTCCGGGCGGGCTATGCGGATCATCCGCGTGCGCGACACGCTCTCGCCCGGGCCGGTGACGTCGTTGCGGTCGGTGGCCACGGCGCGCACGTGGATCACGTCGCCCGGCTCCAGCTTCATGGCGTCGAGGTCGAGGACGAGCTCGCCCGCGGCCGTCTTCCCCCCGCGGCGGAGCGAGCCGAACTGCCACACCCCCTCCACGTACTGGAAGGTCTCGCCGCTGCCGCGGGTGCGGCTCCATGCGAGCGCGAACGGGCCCACGCCGTAGTCGTCGGCCGCGGTCGCGCGAACGGGGATGCGTCCGTGGCCGCTGGCCAGCACCAGGTCCTGCTCCGGCGCGGTGAGCTGCACGTCGGGCGCGCGGTCGGGGACGACGGTGACCGGAACGACGCGGCGCGCGACGACCTCGCCGTGCGCCAGCGCCTCGAGCGAGATGCCTCGCTCGTTCGCGGACTGCGTCCACTCCACCGCCCACTCGCCGCCCGAGCGGTGCACGGGGAGCTGCCCGCCGCCGATGCGGACCGCGCGCACCGCGTCCCAGCGGTCGAAGAACGCCGAGCGCAGGCGCACGCGGCTTCCCGCCAGCGCCTGCAGCGGCTCGTCCCCGCGCCCGTCCGCGTCCCCCTGCCCGGCGTACGCGGGCGGGGCGACGCGCCAGCGCATCTCGTCGAACGCCGGCATCGGCGGCTCGGGGACGGCGGGGAGGGTGTTCGCGCGCACTTCGCGCCAGCGCTGCTCATACGCGTCGCGCGGGTGCAGCCACCGCCCCCACGCCTCGCGCGCGGCGACCGGGAACGCCGCCGCGAAGCCGAGCGCGATGGCCCAGGAGGTGACGAGGACGGAGATGGGGAGGAGGATGCGGAAGGGGGCGACGTCGTTCGCCTCGACACCGGCCAGGCGCCGCTCCGCATCGGCCACGAACGCGCGGGCGACGAGCGACTCCGGGTCGCCGACGGCCACGTCGAAGGCGGTGACCAGGCGGTTGTCGAGGTCGGGGAGGCGCTCCTCGGCCAGGAGAGCGAAGCGGCGCGGCGACGGCGGGCGCGCGATGCGCCACGCTGCGTACGCCAGCGTCCCCACCGCCAGCGCGGGCGGCACCCAGCGCAGCACCTCGCGCAGCACGGCGCGCAGCGGCACGAGCAGGTCCAGCGCGATGAGGAGGATGGCGGAAGCGGCCAGCAGCGCGGGGGCGACGACGAGCGCGCGGACGAGCACCGACCACCGCCACACCCGCCGCACGCGCGCGATGATGCGCTCCACCGGCGCAAGCACCGGCGGGCCATCGGGCGGTGGACGGCGAAGGGCGGTTCTCATGCCGCACTCCTGCGGGAGTAAGCGAAGAACGTTTCGGCCAGGGCGGCGAGGAGCGCCGCGGCCATCACCCAGCGCCCCAGCGCGATGCCGCCCCCCGCGCCCGGGATGGCGCTCGCGGCGACGGCGGCCGGTCCCGATCCATGCAGCACGGCCCGCGCCCCCGCGTCGAGCGGCGCATCTCCGTCCGCCGGTCCGGGAGATTCGCAGCCGCGCGCGAAACGGTCGACCACGCGCGGGTACGCGGCATCCATCGTCATCTCCCCCCGCTCCAGATCGGCCGCCGCGAAGACGATGCAGCCGCGCCCCATCCGCCGCGCGGCGGCCGCGGGACGGCCATCCTCCCACGACGCGATCAGGGCCGCGCCCGGCGCCGCATCTCCCGATACCCGCACCGCCGCGCGCCCGATGTGCTCGCCGGACGCCAGCCACATCGCGCCGCCGGTGCTGTCCGCGCGCAGCGTCCCGCGCCAGGGGATGAGGCCGCGGAGGGACGCGGCGGCGGGCGCGGTCACCAGCACCGTCGCGCCACCCTCCGCACCGCGGCGGACCGCGCCGGCCAGCGGCGCGGGGACGGCGTCCTCGACGACGACGAGACGCGCGCCCTCGACAGAGACTGCGTCCGCGATGGGGACGTCACGCACGCTCCACCCGGTCGCCTGCAGCGCGGCCCTCGTGTACGACACGGGAGTACGCGCATCTCCCGCAATGCGGATCGCTTCACGTGCGGCCGTATCGCCGCGCGCCGAATCCGTCGCCGGGGGGACGGGGATGGAGACGAGGCCGATGGCGCCCGGCCAGGCGGCGCGTCGCAGCGCGGACAGCCCTTCGCTCCACGCGGCCCAGCGCGCGCGGGTGATCAGCGTCACCCGCACCGAGTCCGCGCCGCGCAGCTCGCGCGTGGCGGCGGGAATCATTTCCAGCGCGGCGGCGTAGCGGCTCTCCGCGCCGGTTGGCGGCGTGGCCTGCAGCGAGGCGAACGACCGCGCGTCGAGGCGGCGCATCGGGACCGCGATCGTATCGAACAGGACCAGCTCGCCCCGCGGCTTTCCATCCGCGCCGAGGAGGAGGCGGCGCGCCTCGGCGACCGCCTGGGGCCACGCCGCGCCCATTCCCGTGCCGGTATCGAGGAGCACCACCTCGCGCGTCCCCCGCGCCGCCGGGAACCAGACCGGGTGCGCGAACGCGGCGCCGGCGAGCACCAGCAGCAGCATCCGGAGCGCCAGCAGGAGCAGGTCCGTGGGCCGGCTCACGCGCACGGCGGTGCGCGGGTCGGGCGCTAGGAAACGCTCCGTGGGGAGCGGCGCGCGGTTGGGCGGGCGGCGGCGGATCAGGTGCAGCGCCAGCGGAACGAGCGCGCCCAAGGCGCCAGCCAGGAGGAACGCCGGGGTGCCGAAGGTGATCACGCGCCGCGCCGCCGGTTCACCCACGCGACCAGCGCCTGCTCCACCGGCTGCTCGGTGGAGAGCGGAACGTACTCCACGCCGCGCTGCCGCAGCCGGTCCGCCAGCGCCGCGTAGTACGCGCCGACGCGGCGCGCGTAGCCGGGATCCAGCCGCGGCGTGGCCGGCACCTCCCGCGCCGGGTGCTCGGGGTCGAAGAAGAGCCCCGCGTCCGGCGCCGCCTCGCCCGACTCCTCGGGGGTCAGCACGCGGAGCACCATCACCTCGTCCCCCCGCGCGCGGAGGCGGCCGGCGGCGGCGGCCAGCGCCTCGCCCCCGTCGTCCTCCAGCAGGTCGGAGATGAGGATGACGCGCCCACCGCGGCGCATCGTCACCCCCACCCGGTCCAGCACGTCCGCCGCCCCTTCCGAGCCACCCGGGGCCAGCCGCTCCAGCGACAGCAGCAGATCGTGGAGATGGCCCGAGCGCGCCCTTGGCGCCAGCAGCAGCCGCGCCTCGGCGCCGAACGCGGCCAGCCCCACCGAGTCGCCCGCGCCGATCATCAGGTGCGCGAGCGCGGCGGCCACGTACGAGGCGTAGCGCAGCTTCGTCACGCCGCCAGCGCCCGCGTACTCCATCGACGCCGAGGTATCGACCACCACGAACGCCTGGAGGTTGGAGCGCTCCTCGAACTCGCGCACGTACAGGCGGTCGGTGCGCCCGTACAGCTTCCAGTCCAGGTAGCGGACGTCGTCGCCCTGCTGGTAGTCGCGGTGCTTCGCGAAGTCCTCGCCCGCGCCACGCAGGGGCGAGCGGTGGATGCCCGCCTGGAAGCCACGCACCACCGTCTTCGCGATGAGCTCCAGCCCGCCGAGGCGCTCCAGGAGGCCGGGGGGGAGGAAGGCGGTGGAGGGGGCGGAGGTCACGGCGCTCCCTCGCTCCCGGAGTGTACCCGAGCCGATGGAGCCGGGCCGAGCTCGGGAAGGCTGAGGCTGGGGAGGGCGAATGAATTCGCTGCAACAACTGCCCGAAGTCCGCCTTCGCGGACTCCCTCTCCGCCATTCGCGCGGTGAGGCATGTGCTTCCGCTCACCCGCCGTTCCAACCGGGCCGGATGCGCCCGCGCTGGCCGAGTCGCCCCGATGCCGGATTTCGAGTCCGCGAAGGCGGACTTCGGGCCGTTGTTGCCGCGGATTCATCCGCCGGGGCACGGGTCCTGGCTTTGCGCTCACAACCCGCTCCGCGGCGGCGCAATCGTTTCCAGCAGGCGGGCGATGACGTCGTCGGTCGCCACACCCTCGGCCTCGGCGTGGAAGTTCACGAGCACGCGGTGGCGGAGCACCGGAAGCGCCACGCGGCGCACGTCGTCCGGGGTGACGTGGAAGCGGCCGGCGAGGAGGGCGCGCGCCTTTGCGCCCAGGATCAGCGCCTGTCCGGCGCGGGGGCCGGCGCCCCAGCGCACCCAGCGCTTCACGTCGTCGGTCGCGCTCGCGTCCGCGGGGCGGGTAGCGCGGACCAGCGAGGCGGCGTAGGAGAGAACGTTTTCGGCCACCGGCACCTCGCGCACCCACCGCTGCAGCGTCAGCACCCGCCCGGCGTCCAGCACCGGCTGGATGTCGGCATCCTTCGTCCCCGTCGTCGAGCGGAGGATCTCCACCTCCTCGTCCACGCTGGGGTAGTCCAGCCGGATGTCGAGCATGAAGCGGTCGAGCTGCGCCTCGGGGAGCGGGTACGTTCCCTCCTGCTCGATGGGGTTCTGCGTGGCCAGCACGAAGAAGGGGCGCGGCAGCTCCCAGTCTTCCCCGCCCGCCGTCACCCGCCCCTCCTGCATGGCCTCGAGCAGCGCGGCCTGCGTCTTCGGCGGGGTGCGATTGATCTCGTCGGCCAGCAGCACCTGGGTGAACACGGGGCCGCGGATGAAGCGCGCCGACCGGCGCCCGGTGGAGCGGTCCTCCTCGATCACCTCCGTGCCGGTGATGTCGCCCGGCATCAGGTCCGGCGTGAACTGCACGCGCTTGAAGTCCAGCTCCAGCGCCTGCGCCAGCGTGCGCACCAGCAGCGTCTTCGCCAGCCCGGGAACGCCCACCAGGAGCACGTGCCCGCCCGCCAGCAGGGAGATGATGACCTCTTCCAGCACCCGCTCCTGCCCCACGATGCGGCGCTGCACCTGCGCGCGCAGCCGCGCCGCATCGCCCAGCAGGGTCTCGATTTCCTTCTCGGCAGTAGCCAGGGGACGCACCTCGCGTGAACGTTCGCCGCGCCGGGGAATGGAGATGGGGACCGGCGGCGCGCTGCGGTACAATCGCCATCCCACCCAGGATCCTCCCCGATAGGACCAGGATCCTCCCCCGATAGGACGCATGGACGCCGGAGATCGTTGGGGGATGGGGACGAGACGCGGAAAATCGCGCCCCCCTCGCGCCGCCGCAACGCGCCCGGTGCGGACGCCGCCGGAGCGCCTTCCGATGCACCCGCCGCGGACCGGCTTCCGGCGGCCGCCGGCGGGCCCGCCGACGGTGCGCCGCACCCGGTTCCCGGCCGACGCGAGGAGCGGTCGCGATGTAAACGATTACATTGCCCCCCATCGGTTTACGCGCTCCGAAACCCATGCGAAATCTTGTTGACACGAGAACTTTGCGCGATTACGATACACCCGATCAAGCCCCAGCAGAAACCGCGAGCTCGCAGCATCTTCCCGCACGCATTCCGAGCAGGTTCCCGAAGCCGTCCGTCCCCGCCGGAGCGTGCGTGCGGTATTTTGTCGGATTCGTTAACAAAAGCAGGTCCGCGACGTCGTGGACCCGCTTCGACCGCCGGCCGCCGCGGCGGGACCGCCGGGCTGAATTTGTTGGATCTCTTGACGAACGCGCCGAACCCCCGCCGGGCGGGGGCCCTGCGGACCCGGGCGGGAGCGGGTCCGCTTCCGGCGTGCCGGCCGGCACCCGATTCCCATCGCAGTGAAATTGCCCCCGCGCGTGGCCCCGTGGCCGCCGGGGACCACCGGCCCCTGAACCCCGGGGTGCGAACTGGCGCCGCGCCCACCACCGGGCGCCCGCGCGCGACGCACCTGCCGCAGCCCCCGCGGGCTGCCCGACCACCCTCCTTCGGAGAGCCAAGATGAGGCGGAACGTAGTGTTGAGTGTGTTTGCCGCCCTGCTCGCGGGCGGACCACTGTACGCACAGACCGGGCAGGTAACCGGCAGCGTGACGTCGTCCGAGGGCGCGCGCGCGCTTTCCGGGGCGGCGGTGACCGTGGCGGGCACCACGCTGCGCGCGGTGACCGGCCCCGACGGGCGGTACACGCTGAGCGGCGTTCCCGCGGGCACGCAGCGCCTGACGGCCACCGTGCTGGGGCACGCCCCGGCCACGCAGTCGGTGGCCGTGGCCGCCGGGCAGACCGCCACGCTGAACTTCGCGCTGTCGCCCTCGGCGGTGGCGCTGCAGGGGGTGGTGGCCATCGGCTACGGCGAGCGCCGGGTGCGCGACGTGACCGGCTCGATCCAGGCCGTGGGCCAGGAGCAGTTCAACACCGGCCGGGTGGTGAACCCCGAGCACCTGATCCAGGGGAAGGTGGCCGGCGTGCAGGTGATCGACAACGGCCAGCCCGGCGGCGGCAGCGCCATCCGCATCCGCGGCGGCACCAGCGTGACGTCGAGCAACGAGCCGCTGTTCGTGGTGGACGGCGTGCCGCTGCAGCCGGGCGGCGGGCTGTCGTCCGACATCTCGCGCAGCCCGCTGAACTTCATCAACCCGCAGGACATCGAGCGGGTGACGGTGCTGAAGGACGCCGCGTCGACCGCCATCTACGGCTCGCGCGGCGCCAACGGCGTGATCATCATCGAGACCAGGAACGGCAACGCGCGCGAGCCCGCGTTCAGCTACACCAACTCGGTGTCGACCTCGAACGTGATCCGCGGGCCCGACATGCTGTCGGCCGACCAGTTCCGCGCGGTGGTGGCGGCGCACGCGCCGGGGCGCGTGCAGTTCCTGGGCAACACCAGCACCGACTGGCGCGGCGCGGTGGAGCGCAACGGCTTCGGGCAGGAGCACGCGCTGGCCATCGGCGGCGTGGGCGGCCCGGCCATGAGCTACCGGCTGTCGCTGAACTACCTGGAGCAGTCGGGCGTGCTGCGCGGCTCCGAGACCGACCGCCTGTCGGCGGCGCTGAACTACAGCAACCGCCTGTTCTCGGACCGGCTGAACGTGCGCGGCACCATCCGCGCGGCGCGCACCCGCGACGACTTCACCCCCGGCGGCGTGCTGGGCGCGGCCACCGTGTACGACCCCACGGTGCCGATCACCGTGGCCAACGGCTTCTTCGAGCAGCCCTTCCAGCAGGCGCCCGACAACCCGGTGGCGCAGCTGGCCGGCGTGGTGGACAACGGCAGCACCTTCCGCAGCATCGGCAACATCGAGGCGCGCTACCGGATGCCCTTCCTGGAGCAGCTCACGGGCACGCTGCGCACGGGGTACGACTACGCCCGCTCGGAGCGGCGCAGCTTCACCCCCACCACCCTGCACTCGCAGATCACCAGCACCACCCCGGGCTCGGCCTACCGCTCGAACCCGTCGGAGCAGACGGGCGTGATCGACGCCTTCCTGAACTACAACAACCGCATCCGCGCGAGCGAGATCGACGTCACCGGCGGCTACTCGTACGAGGAAACGCGCGGGCAGTACACCTCGTTCACCGCCAAGGGGCTGACGTCGAACCTGCTGGGCGACAACGGCGTGCCCACGGCCACGCAGGTGGTGCCCTTCGACTCGATCCGCGACAGCCGGCTGGCCTCGTTCTTCGGCCGCGTGAACTACACGCTGAAGGACCGCTACCTGCTCACGCTCAGCTTGCGCCGCGACGGCTCGTCGCGCTTCGGGCCCCGCAACCAGTGGGGCAACTTCCCGGCGGCCGCGCTGGGGTGGCGGGTGAACGAGGAGCCCTGGTTCCCCGAGGGCACGCCGCTGTCGGAGCTGAAGCTGCGCGGCTCGTGGGGGGTGAACGGCAACCAGTCGTTCGCCGACTACCAGTGGACCAGCACCTACCGCTACGGCGACGCGCTGAGCCAGGTGCAGTTCGGCGACACCTTCGTGACCACCATCCGCCCCAGCGCGGTGGACCCCAACATCAAGTGGGAAGAGACCACGTCGACCAACGTGGGCTTCGACTACGGGCTGTGGGACGACCGCATCACCGGCTCGGTGGACTACTACGTGAAGGACACCAAGGACCTGATCTTCCGCACGGCGGTGCCGGCGGGCACGAACCTGTCGAACTTCGTGACCACCAACATCGGCAGCATGCGCAACAAGGGGCTGGAGCTGAGCGTGAACGCGCAGGTGCTGCGCGGCTCCCCCCGCGGCCTGTCGTACAACGCCAGCTTCAACGCCTCGACCAACAAGAACCGGCTGCTGACCATCAACCCCAACGCCAGCACGGCGCAGCAGCAGCTGGTGGGCGGCATCGCGGGGGGCGTGGGCGGCAACATCGAGGTGCTGCAGCCGGGGGTGCCGGTGTTCGCCTTCTACGTGCTGGAGCACCGGCGCGACGCCAGCGGCAACCCGGTGCCCGACGTGGACGCCCAGGGGCACCAGCGCCCCGACACCGACCTGTACGTGGACCGCAACGGCGACGGCGCCATCACCCAGGACGACCGCCGGCCCTTCCACAGCCCCACGCCGCAGTGGATCCTGGCGCACACCTCGAACTTCGGCTACCGCTCGTTCGACCTGGGCTTCACCATGCGCGCGCAGCTGGGCAGCTACGTGTACAACAACGTGGCCTCGGCCAACGGCTACTTCAACCAGCTGAACAACGCGGCGGGGCTGCTGAACCTGCACGCCTCGGTGCTGAAGTACAACTTCACCGCGCCGCAGTACTACTCGGACGTGTACGTGGAAGACGCCTCGTTCCTGCGCATGGACAACATCACCCTGGGCTACACCCTTCCGCGGCTGCGCGGGGTGCGCCAGGCGCGGGTGTACGGCACGGTGCAGAACGCCTTCACCCTCACCGGCTACAGCGGCGTGGACCCCGAGGCGGGGCTGAACGGGATCGACAACAGCATCTACCCGCGCTCCCGGACCTTCTCGGCCGGCGTGAGCCTGGCGTTCTGAGCGGCGCAACCCACGGACTTCGCGAGGACATAGAGAGATGAAAACGAGACTGCGCACCACGGCCCTGGCCGCGGCGCTCCTCCTCCTGGGAAGCGCGGCGTGCACCGACATCACCACCAACCCCGTGAGCAACCCCACGGGGGCCAACATCTTCAACGACCCCAGCTCGTACCGGGCGTTCCTGGCCAAGATCTACGGCGGCCTGTCGCTCACCGGGCAGTCGGGGCCGGCCGGGTCGGGCGACATCGAGGGGATCGACGAGGGCTTCTCGTCGTACCTGCGCCAGCTCTGGCAGCTGGAGGAGCTTCCCACCGACGAGGCCATCATCGCCTGGGGCGACCCCGGCCTTCCCGAGCTGAACACCCAGCTGTGGGGCCCGGGCAACGCCTTCGTGGCGGCCATGTACTACCGGGT
Protein-coding regions in this window:
- a CDS encoding DUF58 domain-containing protein; translated protein: MTSAPSTAFLPPGLLERLGGLELIAKTVVRGFQAGIHRSPLRGAGEDFAKHRDYQQGDDVRYLDWKLYGRTDRLYVREFEERSNLQAFVVVDTSASMEYAGAGGVTKLRYASYVAAALAHLMIGAGDSVGLAAFGAEARLLLAPRARSGHLHDLLLSLERLAPGGSEGAADVLDRVGVTMRRGGRVILISDLLEDDGGEALAAAAGRLRARGDEVMVLRVLTPEESGEAAPDAGLFFDPEHPAREVPATPRLDPGYARRVGAYYAALADRLRQRGVEYVPLSTEQPVEQALVAWVNRRRGA
- a CDS encoding AAA family ATPase; this encodes MGWRLYRSAPPVPISIPRRGERSREVRPLATAEKEIETLLGDAARLRAQVQRRIVGQERVLEEVIISLLAGGHVLLVGVPGLAKTLLVRTLAQALELDFKRVQFTPDLMPGDITGTEVIEEDRSTGRRSARFIRGPVFTQVLLADEINRTPPKTQAALLEAMQEGRVTAGGEDWELPRPFFVLATQNPIEQEGTYPLPEAQLDRFMLDIRLDYPSVDEEVEILRSTTGTKDADIQPVLDAGRVLTLQRWVREVPVAENVLSYAASLVRATRPADASATDDVKRWVRWGAGPRAGQALILGAKARALLAGRFHVTPDDVRRVALPVLRHRVLVNFHAEAEGVATDDVIARLLETIAPPRSGL
- a CDS encoding DUF4159 domain-containing protein, whose amino-acid sequence is MRRFFCAAAALALAVSAAAPARPAPFVFATARYDSGDWDAAPLVPTNVIHAVAQYTAIPVAPQGAVVDLASPELFRFPFVYLTGHLPVRFSQQESANLRAYVQRGGFVFIDDHNHDVDGAFHRTATAELRRIFGANALRELPNGHELYRAFFTFADGPPATSHELNGWGDNMVHEHLLRVEVNGRLGVLYSNKDYSSEWGYHYRNKRFLSLDNTRFAVNIVVYALTR
- a CDS encoding SusC/RagA family TonB-linked outer membrane protein, whose product is MRRNVVLSVFAALLAGGPLYAQTGQVTGSVTSSEGARALSGAAVTVAGTTLRAVTGPDGRYTLSGVPAGTQRLTATVLGHAPATQSVAVAAGQTATLNFALSPSAVALQGVVAIGYGERRVRDVTGSIQAVGQEQFNTGRVVNPEHLIQGKVAGVQVIDNGQPGGGSAIRIRGGTSVTSSNEPLFVVDGVPLQPGGGLSSDISRSPLNFINPQDIERVTVLKDAASTAIYGSRGANGVIIIETRNGNAREPAFSYTNSVSTSNVIRGPDMLSADQFRAVVAAHAPGRVQFLGNTSTDWRGAVERNGFGQEHALAIGGVGGPAMSYRLSLNYLEQSGVLRGSETDRLSAALNYSNRLFSDRLNVRGTIRAARTRDDFTPGGVLGAATVYDPTVPITVANGFFEQPFQQAPDNPVAQLAGVVDNGSTFRSIGNIEARYRMPFLEQLTGTLRTGYDYARSERRSFTPTTLHSQITSTTPGSAYRSNPSEQTGVIDAFLNYNNRIRASEIDVTGGYSYEETRGQYTSFTAKGLTSNLLGDNGVPTATQVVPFDSIRDSRLASFFGRVNYTLKDRYLLTLSLRRDGSSRFGPRNQWGNFPAAALGWRVNEEPWFPEGTPLSELKLRGSWGVNGNQSFADYQWTSTYRYGDALSQVQFGDTFVTTIRPSAVDPNIKWEETTSTNVGFDYGLWDDRITGSVDYYVKDTKDLIFRTAVPAGTNLSNFVTTNIGSMRNKGLELSVNAQVLRGSPRGLSYNASFNASTNKNRLLTINPNASTAQQQLVGGIAGGVGGNIEVLQPGVPVFAFYVLEHRRDASGNPVPDVDAQGHQRPDTDLYVDRNGDGAITQDDRRPFHSPTPQWILAHTSNFGYRSFDLGFTMRAQLGSYVYNNVASANGYFNQLNNAAGLLNLHASVLKYNFTAPQYYSDVYVEDASFLRMDNITLGYTLPRLRGVRQARVYGTVQNAFTLTGYSGVDPEAGLNGIDNSIYPRSRTFSAGVSLAF
- a CDS encoding BatA domain-containing protein: MGEPAARRVITFGTPAFLLAGALGALVPLALHLIRRRPPNRAPLPTERFLAPDPRTAVRVSRPTDLLLLALRMLLLVLAGAAFAHPVWFPAARGTREVVLLDTGTGMGAAWPQAVAEARRLLLGADGKPRGELVLFDTIAVPMRRLDARSFASLQATPPTGAESRYAAALEMIPAATRELRGADSVRVTLITRARWAAWSEGLSALRRAAWPGAIGLVSIPVPPATDSARGDTAAREAIRIAGDARTPVSYTRAALQATGWSVRDVPIADAVSVEGARLVVVEDAVPAPLAGAVRRGAEGGATVLVTAPAAASLRGLIPWRGTLRADSTGGAMWLASGEHIGRAAVRVSGDAAPGAALIASWEDGRPAAAARRMGRGCIVFAAADLERGEMTMDAAYPRVVDRFARGCESPGPADGDAPLDAGARAVLHGSGPAAVAASAIPGAGGGIALGRWVMAAALLAALAETFFAYSRRSAA